Sequence from the Erythrobacter insulae genome:
GCCTGTTCCAGCAGATCGGTGACACATGGAAAGGGCCGCTGGGCGGGTGGTCAAAACTGATCTTTGCTTTCACGGTCATCATGGGTCTCGTATTCGTGTTCGTCATCTGGCAAGTCGCCCATTCGACAAATGAACCGATTGTGCACGCTCTTTGGGCGATTTCCGGCGTTGCCCTGCTTGTCATGATCGGTTTTGCCAAAGAATGGATGTTTGCCCGCATGAACATGTTGACCATCCTGCGCGAGGTCAAAAAGCTGCAGGTTCAAGTCGCGATCTTGTCTGAAAAACAGGATTAAGGGCGAATTTCGATCGGGGTGCCATCGGGCACGATCTGCCACAGCTCCTCGATCTCTTCATTGGTCAGCGCGATACAGCCATCGGTCCAATCGCCTTGCAAGGGCGGTCCGCGATAGCCGGTCGGCTGACCATGAATGAAGATATCTCCGCCCGCCGATCGGCCATATTGCGCGGCAAAGGCGCGGTCCTGCGAATTGGGGTAGGAAATGCGCAAACTGAGATGAAAACTGCTGCGCGGATTGCGGGTATCGATGCGATAGATGCCTTCGGGCGTACGCTCGTCGCCTTCGAAACGCTTATGACCCGATGGAGCATCGCCAAATTTCAATCCGCGATAGGCCCGGATCGGCTTGCCATTATTATACGCGATCAACAGCCGTTCCGATTTATCAACGATCAGATAATCGGCCCAGACCTGAGACGATGGTCGCTGAGGTACAGGGGTTGGGATGGAACGCGCACCAGCAACACGCGGATCTGACGCGGGCGAATGCACCACGTCTTTTGCCGGTGAAGAACAGCCAGCTAGGGTAACCAGGAGCAAGAAGGCAAGTGCGCGTTCCATGCCCCAATAAATAGCGCGCAACGCCGCGCAGCACAATTGCGCCTCTTGGCCTATGTCCCGCTTAAGGACTCCGTCACTATTGTTTGCAGGATTAATCCTCAAACGGATCGCGCATCAGGATCGTATCGTCACGCTCTGGGCTGGTGGACACCAGCGACACGGGGCATTCGATCAATTCCTGGATACGCTGAATGTACTTGATCGCATTGGCTGGCAGATCGGCATAGCTGCGGGCGCCGACGGTGCTTTCGCTCCAGCCTTCCATTTCTTCATAAATTGGTTCGACATTGGCCTGATCACCGGAATGGCTGGGCAGGTAATCGTATACATTCCCCCGCAGCCGGTATCCGGTGCAGATTTTGACTGTTTCCAGCCCGTCAAGAACGTCGATCTTGGTCAGCGCGATGCCGGTTACGCCGCTAATCGAGCAGCTTTGCCGAACGATAACCGCATCAAACCAGCCGACGCGGCGCTGGCGGCCGGTGACCGTACCGAATTCATGTCCGCGCTCGCCAATGCCCTGACCAACTTCATCGTTAAGCTCGGTCGGGAACGGCCCAGAGCCCACGCGGGTGGTGTACGCCTTTACAATGCCCAGCACGAAACCGGTGGCATTCGGACCCAGGCCGCTGCCAGCAGCGGCAGTGCCGCTGACCGTGTTGGAGCTGGTGACGAATGGATAGGTGCCGTGATCGACATCCAAAAGCACGCCCTGCGCGCCTTCAAACAGGATTTTCGCGCCCGCTTTGCGGACCTTCTTCAATCGTTTCCAGACTGGCTGGGCAAATCGCAGCACGAACGGCGCAACATCGCGCAATTCAGCCAGCAGAGCCTCACGATCAACGGGCGGCTGATCAAAGCCTGCGCGCAGTGCATCGTGGTGCGCGCAAAGCCGGTCCAGCTGCGGCTCCAGATCATCGAGATGTTCCAGATCGCATACGCGGATCGCCCGGCGCCCGACTTTGTCCTCATAGGCAGGGCCAATGCCGCGGCCCGTGGTGCCGATTTTGCCTTTGCCAGCCGCAGTCTCGCGCAGGCCATCCAGATCGCGGTGAAGCGGCAAGATAAGCGCGCAATTGTCAGCCACGGCCAGATTGTCATCATCGATACGAACGCCCTGCCCTTCGAGCTTGGCGACCTCATCGCGCAGCGCCCACGGATCGAGCACCACACCGTTGCCGATCATGCTCATTGTACCAGACACAATACCGGATGGAAGCAGGCTGAGTTTGAAGACATTGCCATC
This genomic interval carries:
- a CDS encoding DUF6768 family protein, with translation MMTDIDDRIKDALNDDDFEFLKTLEGDRGLFQQIGDTWKGPLGGWSKLIFAFTVIMGLVFVFVIWQVAHSTNEPIVHALWAISGVALLVMIGFAKEWMFARMNMLTILREVKKLQVQVAILSEKQD
- a CDS encoding adenylosuccinate synthase codes for the protein MANVTVIGAQWGDEGKGKIVDWLASRADAVVRFQGGHNAGHTLVIDGNVFKLSLLPSGIVSGTMSMIGNGVVLDPWALRDEVAKLEGQGVRIDDDNLAVADNCALILPLHRDLDGLRETAAGKGKIGTTGRGIGPAYEDKVGRRAIRVCDLEHLDDLEPQLDRLCAHHDALRAGFDQPPVDREALLAELRDVAPFVLRFAQPVWKRLKKVRKAGAKILFEGAQGVLLDVDHGTYPFVTSSNTVSGTAAAGSGLGPNATGFVLGIVKAYTTRVGSGPFPTELNDEVGQGIGERGHEFGTVTGRQRRVGWFDAVIVRQSCSISGVTGIALTKIDVLDGLETVKICTGYRLRGNVYDYLPSHSGDQANVEPIYEEMEGWSESTVGARSYADLPANAIKYIQRIQELIECPVSLVSTSPERDDTILMRDPFED
- a CDS encoding L,D-transpeptidase family protein, with product MERALAFLLLVTLAGCSSPAKDVVHSPASDPRVAGARSIPTPVPQRPSSQVWADYLIVDKSERLLIAYNNGKPIRAYRGLKFGDAPSGHKRFEGDERTPEGIYRIDTRNPRSSFHLSLRISYPNSQDRAFAAQYGRSAGGDIFIHGQPTGYRGPPLQGDWTDGCIALTNEEIEELWQIVPDGTPIEIRP